The Flavobacterium jumunjinense genome includes a region encoding these proteins:
- a CDS encoding T9SS type A sorting domain-containing protein: MKNLFYLVLISLTINYANSQCLINGPSEIIVGQTQTYSIPANAQCSNCYDWDTITSNIEIVGSDQNSSVSILALGSGSFDLQLTYFDENGCHTCVLKGTCNPNTTCCAPILTGFYECRPAGNGGGTVRFETSSTCEIDWSNVSNIYIELNGATFNTAPLSGQYFGTLNGPFNNPFHLSFTGPNCTGGSSVGIYAKISYKNDCPPVEIFENFFDQGSPKQLNKKNTFNEDKIKIFPNPTKSLINFEGEELSNFIINIYDNNGVQIIKNQTIDKPLNIEKNIPGIYSYIITNGSNYKQEGKIIKE, from the coding sequence ATGAAAAATCTTTTTTATCTAGTTTTAATTAGTCTAACCATTAATTACGCTAATTCACAATGTTTAATTAATGGACCCTCAGAAATAATTGTTGGTCAAACCCAAACCTACTCTATTCCTGCAAATGCGCAATGCTCTAATTGCTATGACTGGGATACAATAACTTCTAACATAGAAATAGTTGGATCTGACCAGAATAGTTCAGTTTCAATTCTAGCTTTAGGTAGTGGAAGTTTTGACTTGCAATTAACTTATTTTGACGAGAATGGATGTCATACTTGTGTATTAAAAGGAACATGTAATCCTAACACAACATGTTGCGCTCCAATCTTGACTGGTTTTTATGAATGTAGACCGGCAGGAAATGGAGGAGGTACTGTTAGGTTCGAAACATCATCTACCTGCGAAATCGACTGGAGTAACGTTTCAAATATATACATTGAGCTAAACGGGGCAACGTTTAACACCGCCCCACTTTCAGGGCAATATTTTGGAACATTAAATGGTCCATTTAATAACCCTTTCCACTTGTCTTTTACTGGTCCTAATTGCACTGGAGGAAGTAGCGTTGGAATTTACGCCAAAATATCATACAAAAATGATTGTCCTCCAGTAGAAATATTTGAAAACTTTTTTGACCAAGGAAGTCCTAAACAACTTAATAAAAAAAATACCTTCAATGAGGATAAAATAAAAATTTTTCCAAATCCAACAAAATCATTAATTAACTTCGAAGGTGAAGAGCTAAGTAATTTTATAATTAATATTTACGATAACAACGGAGTTCAAATTATAAAGAATCAGACAATTGACAAACCTCTAAACATAGAAAAAAATATCCCTGGTATATATTCATACATTATAACTAATGGATCTAATTATAAACAAGAAGGAAAAATTATAAAAGAATAA
- a CDS encoding AsmA-like C-terminal region-containing protein, which yields MSKKFNFKKLLKGLGIFLLVAIIALAAAPFIFKDKIKALVLKSINENVDAKVAFEDVDLSLFKSFPNANVTIDKLSIINKAPFEGDTLFYSGELNLRMSIKELFKGENEPMNLQGFSSTNAVVNVIFNKDGLGNFDIALKNQEEDKSKEESKPFALNIQEYAVNNMRFSFVDQASNMKMVLDSINHQGKGNFAAQKLDLDTKTTTKVSFEMDNTNFMKNVALSLDAVLGIDLDKSKYEFKNNKALINQLPLEFNGFIQMLEDGQLYDLSFKTPTSDFKNFLGLIPEAYAGSVNQVKTTGEFTVSGKVDGKLTETTIPKFNIELASNNASFQYPDLPKSVKNIIIDTHIVNETGIMNDTYVNLDQLSFTIDQDVFNAKANVRNLTENILVDAALKGTINLANVTKAYPVQLDKPLTGILKADVTTKFDMKSVETSQYQNIQNAGNVSLSGFKYEGPEMAKPFEIKNTSITFNPNQIKLNEFDAKTGESDIQVSGALDNFYGFLFKNQVLKGNFNMNSTKLVVSDFMAPSTTTTEEGTKSTEAVKIPSFLDCNLTAKAGTVVYDNLNLKNVSGNLGIKDEAVTLSNLKMDIFGGNIGLTGTVSTKGNTPKFNMDLGLNAVNIAESFTQLDMLKSIAPIAGAISGKLNSTIKLSGNLTNDMTPDLKTLSGDLLGQLLSATVNENGSTLLTALSSNVKFLDPSKLNLNDIKASLSFKDGKVALKPMNVKYQDINMVVGGTHGFDQSMNYDVKFDVPAKYLGTEVTSLLAKLSPADQQKLQNVPITANLGGNFSKPTVKTDLKQATTNIASQIVQMQKDKLLGQGTSALTNLLGGSSNNANATTTDSTKTTTTPKESVKNEVKNVLGGLLGGKKKKE from the coding sequence ATGTCTAAAAAATTCAATTTCAAAAAACTACTAAAAGGATTGGGAATATTTCTTTTAGTTGCTATTATTGCACTCGCTGCTGCTCCATTTATTTTTAAAGATAAAATTAAAGCTTTAGTTTTAAAATCTATAAATGAAAACGTAGATGCGAAAGTTGCTTTTGAAGATGTAGATTTAAGCTTGTTTAAAAGTTTTCCAAATGCAAATGTTACTATCGACAAATTAAGTATAATAAACAAAGCTCCTTTTGAAGGTGACACCTTATTTTATTCGGGCGAACTTAATTTAAGGATGAGTATTAAAGAACTATTCAAAGGAGAAAACGAACCAATGAATCTTCAAGGCTTTAGTAGTACTAATGCAGTTGTTAATGTAATTTTTAACAAAGATGGATTAGGTAACTTTGATATTGCTTTAAAAAACCAAGAAGAAGACAAATCGAAAGAAGAAAGCAAACCTTTTGCGTTAAACATTCAAGAATATGCTGTAAACAATATGCGTTTCTCTTTTGTTGATCAAGCTTCTAACATGAAAATGGTACTAGACAGCATCAATCATCAAGGAAAAGGAAACTTTGCTGCACAAAAATTAGATTTAGACACCAAGACCACTACAAAAGTGTCTTTCGAAATGGACAACACGAATTTCATGAAAAATGTTGCTTTGTCTTTAGACGCCGTTTTAGGTATCGATTTAGATAAAAGCAAATATGAATTCAAAAATAACAAAGCATTAATTAACCAATTACCTTTAGAATTTAATGGTTTCATTCAGATGCTAGAAGATGGACAATTGTATGATTTATCTTTTAAAACTCCAACTTCAGACTTTAAAAACTTCTTAGGTTTAATACCTGAAGCTTATGCAGGAAGTGTGAATCAAGTAAAAACTACAGGAGAATTTACAGTTAGCGGAAAAGTTGATGGAAAATTAACCGAAACTACGATTCCTAAATTCAACATAGAATTGGCATCTAACAATGCGTCATTCCAATATCCTGATTTACCTAAATCGGTTAAAAATATAATTATTGATACTCACATTGTAAACGAAACAGGTATTATGAACGATACCTATGTGAATTTAGACCAACTTTCGTTTACTATTGACCAAGACGTATTTAATGCTAAAGCAAATGTTAGAAATTTAACAGAAAACATTCTAGTAGATGCTGCTTTAAAAGGAACAATTAATTTAGCGAATGTTACTAAGGCCTACCCTGTGCAGTTAGACAAACCTTTAACAGGTATTCTTAAAGCAGATGTAACTACTAAATTCGATATGAAATCGGTAGAAACTAGTCAATATCAAAACATACAAAATGCTGGAAATGTTTCGCTAAGTGGATTTAAATATGAAGGACCAGAAATGGCAAAACCATTCGAAATTAAAAACACATCGATTACATTTAATCCAAATCAAATTAAATTAAATGAGTTTGATGCTAAAACTGGTGAATCTGACATTCAAGTGTCTGGTGCTTTAGATAATTTCTATGGTTTCTTGTTTAAGAATCAAGTTTTAAAAGGAAACTTCAACATGAACTCTACAAAATTAGTAGTTTCAGATTTTATGGCTCCAAGTACAACAACTACAGAGGAAGGTACAAAATCTACAGAAGCAGTAAAAATTCCTTCTTTCTTAGATTGTAATTTAACGGCTAAGGCTGGAACTGTTGTTTATGATAATTTAAATTTAAAAAATGTTTCTGGGAATTTAGGAATTAAAGATGAAGCAGTTACATTAAGTAACTTAAAAATGGATATTTTCGGTGGAAACATTGGCTTAACAGGAACTGTTTCTACAAAAGGAAATACTCCAAAGTTTAATATGGATTTAGGTTTAAATGCGGTAAACATCGCTGAATCATTTACACAATTAGACATGTTAAAAAGCATTGCTCCTATAGCTGGTGCAATTAGTGGAAAATTAAATTCTACTATCAAATTATCGGGTAACCTTACAAATGATATGACTCCTGATTTAAAAACACTTTCTGGTGATTTATTAGGTCAGTTATTATCTGCAACAGTAAATGAGAATGGCTCAACACTTTTAACAGCCTTGAGTTCTAATGTCAAATTTTTAGACCCTAGCAAATTAAACCTAAACGATATTAAAGCGTCTCTTTCTTTTAAAGATGGAAAAGTTGCTTTAAAACCAATGAATGTAAAATACCAAGACATCAATATGGTAGTTGGAGGAACACATGGTTTTGATCAATCGATGAATTATGATGTTAAGTTTGATGTTCCTGCAAAATATTTAGGTACAGAAGTAACTTCATTATTAGCTAAATTATCACCAGCTGATCAACAAAAGTTACAAAACGTTCCTATTACTGCAAACTTAGGTGGAAACTTTAGTAAACCAACTGTTAAAACAGATTTAAAGCAAGCAACTACAAATATTGCATCGCAAATTGTTCAAATGCAAAAAGACAAGTTACTAGGACAAGGAACTAGTGCTTTAACTAATTTACTTGGAGGAAGTAGTAATAACGCAAATGCAACAACTACTGATTCTACAAAGACAACTACAACACCTAAAGAAAGTGTGAAAAACGAGGTTAAAAATGTTCTTGGTGGCCTTCTTGGTGGAAAGAAAAAGAAAGAATAA
- a CDS encoding queuosine precursor transporter, producing MSINDKLLAQRIYLILAGLFICSLVVSNLIFQKFFYWYPFGDLEIFGAKLFEISVGIIPYPITFLVTDIISEIYGKKKANQVVTTGIFASVFSLVIVFIANYVPALDYSPVNNELFTKVFGQSSKAVIASMLAYLFAQYIDIHVYHFWKTKTKGKKLWLRNNFSTMTSQAIDTLSVLFLLCAFDILKWELFVPLFISGFLFKIIIAFIDTPFMYLAVYFFRKKFNLKVNEELKID from the coding sequence ATGAGTATTAATGACAAACTTTTAGCACAACGTATCTACTTAATCCTAGCAGGGCTTTTTATTTGTTCGCTTGTTGTTTCTAATCTCATTTTTCAAAAATTTTTCTATTGGTATCCTTTTGGAGACCTAGAAATTTTTGGAGCCAAATTATTTGAAATTTCTGTTGGAATAATTCCTTACCCAATTACGTTTTTAGTAACTGATATTATCTCAGAAATTTATGGAAAGAAAAAAGCAAATCAAGTCGTTACAACAGGTATTTTTGCTTCTGTTTTTTCACTTGTCATTGTTTTTATAGCTAATTATGTTCCTGCATTAGACTATTCTCCTGTTAACAATGAACTTTTCACCAAAGTTTTCGGTCAATCATCTAAAGCAGTAATTGCTTCAATGTTAGCTTATCTTTTCGCACAATATATAGACATTCATGTGTATCATTTCTGGAAAACCAAAACAAAAGGTAAAAAATTATGGCTTAGAAATAATTTTTCAACAATGACTTCACAAGCTATTGACACACTCTCAGTTTTGTTTTTATTATGTGCTTTTGATATTTTAAAATGGGAATTATTTGTACCTTTATTCATCAGTGGATTTCTTTTTAAAATTATAATTGCTTTTATAGATACACCTTTTATGTATCTAGCCGTTTACTTTTTTAGAAAAAAATTCAATCTAAAAGTTAACGAAGAGCTCAAAATTGATTAA
- the sppA gene encoding signal peptide peptidase SppA, giving the protein MKFLGNVLSTVIGIFVFCMVFFFGIIFIGAIMGGDNDKVKVKTNSVIELDLSKVNLDYAGKVNFKEFNYFETNHNGLIDILKAIEEAKKDNNIKGISILKNQSQLGLAQSKALRDKLEDFKKSGKFVVAYSDVISQNDYYLNSVADSIYLNPIGELDFKGLATEMLFMKELQEKTGVKMEVIRHGKYKSAVEPYLLQEMSPENREQITVLLNSVWNTIVTDISVSRKISVDSLNMIANTLGARTPELALAKNLVDKVSYEDEYHNAIKNRLKVELNEDYNKVSILDYAKKVATSSKDYKTKDIIAVVYAQGEIRGGEGDINIIGEGSIKRSLEDARNDENVKAIVLRVDSPGGSALTSELIWREIEITKKVKPVVVSMGNVAASGGYYIACNADRIFAEPSTITGSIGVFGMLPNMNQLAKNIGVNAEQVRTHDNASGYSVFEPADEKFKAFTLESIETIYATFLSRVATGRKMTTAQVDSIAQGRVWTGTDALKNGLVDELGGLDDALKHAAKLAKIKDYKTENFPEYEKNFEDLLGSLTGISMFQSKEDLLKEQIGVESYELLQQIKRANQLKGVQAMMPFELKIK; this is encoded by the coding sequence ATGAAATTTTTAGGAAACGTATTATCTACTGTTATTGGAATATTTGTATTCTGTATGGTTTTCTTCTTTGGAATCATATTTATTGGAGCAATAATGGGTGGCGATAATGACAAGGTTAAAGTAAAAACGAATTCGGTTATTGAATTAGACTTATCTAAAGTAAATCTTGATTATGCAGGAAAAGTAAACTTTAAAGAGTTTAATTATTTTGAAACCAATCATAATGGTTTAATTGATATTTTAAAAGCCATTGAAGAAGCAAAAAAAGACAACAATATTAAAGGAATCTCTATTTTAAAAAACCAGTCGCAATTAGGGTTAGCACAAAGCAAAGCACTACGTGATAAATTAGAAGACTTTAAAAAATCGGGGAAATTCGTTGTGGCCTACTCTGATGTTATTTCTCAAAATGATTACTATTTAAACTCTGTTGCCGATTCTATCTACTTGAATCCAATTGGTGAATTAGACTTTAAAGGTTTGGCAACTGAAATGTTATTCATGAAAGAATTACAAGAAAAAACAGGTGTTAAAATGGAAGTTATTCGTCATGGAAAATATAAAAGTGCTGTAGAGCCTTATTTATTACAAGAAATGAGTCCAGAAAACAGAGAGCAAATTACCGTTCTTTTAAATTCAGTTTGGAACACTATTGTTACAGATATTTCTGTAAGTAGAAAAATTTCTGTCGACAGTTTAAATATGATTGCAAATACTTTAGGAGCAAGAACACCCGAATTAGCATTAGCAAAAAACTTAGTAGACAAAGTAAGCTATGAAGATGAGTATCATAATGCAATTAAAAACAGATTAAAAGTAGAATTAAACGAAGACTATAATAAAGTGAGCATTTTAGATTATGCTAAAAAAGTAGCAACTTCATCTAAAGACTACAAAACCAAAGATATTATCGCTGTTGTCTACGCACAAGGAGAAATTAGAGGTGGTGAAGGTGATATTAATATTATTGGTGAAGGATCAATTAAACGTTCTTTAGAAGATGCTAGAAACGATGAAAATGTAAAAGCGATTGTGCTTCGTGTGGATAGTCCAGGTGGAAGTGCTTTAACTTCTGAATTGATTTGGAGAGAAATTGAAATTACTAAAAAAGTAAAACCTGTTGTAGTTTCTATGGGTAATGTAGCTGCTTCTGGTGGTTATTATATTGCTTGTAATGCAGATAGAATTTTTGCAGAACCAAGTACAATTACAGGATCAATTGGTGTGTTTGGAATGTTACCAAACATGAATCAATTAGCTAAAAATATTGGTGTTAATGCAGAACAAGTTAGAACGCATGATAATGCTTCTGGATATAGTGTTTTTGAACCAGCTGATGAAAAATTCAAAGCTTTCACATTAGAAAGTATCGAAACAATCTATGCTACTTTCTTAAGCAGAGTGGCTACTGGAAGAAAAATGACAACTGCACAAGTTGATTCTATTGCGCAAGGAAGAGTTTGGACAGGTACTGATGCATTGAAAAATGGATTAGTGGATGAATTAGGAGGACTTGACGATGCTTTGAAACATGCTGCAAAATTGGCTAAAATTAAAGACTACAAAACGGAAAATTTCCCTGAATATGAAAAGAATTTCGAAGATTTGTTAGGAAGTCTTACAGGGATTTCAATGTTTCAATCTAAAGAAGATTTGCTAAAAGAACAAATTGGAGTAGAAAGCTATGAGTTACTACAACAAATTAAAAGAGCAAATCAATTAAAAGGTGTACAAGCTATGATGCCTTTCGAGTTGAAAATAAAATAA